From Styela clava chromosome 6, kaStyClav1.hap1.2, whole genome shotgun sequence, one genomic window encodes:
- the LOC120330727 gene encoding glutathione S-transferase kappa 1-like yields MANGKVLVELFYDVLSPYSYFSFEVTCRSKSHWKQMELSLRPALLGGIFKALGSQPPPKSVARSKYMSTELKRFSNYYNVPFKLPKNFGEFQLQGSLKAQRLLTAVEMNFNSHLEGVSRQVYRAVFVTNSDITQDQNLFQACTDAGFSSNRGEDLLNMITTDKVKLKLKESTREALDNGAFGMPTFFLHKNGRREMFFGSDRMFMIAHYLGESWPPPTVNSV; encoded by the coding sequence ATGGCCAACGGTAAAGTTTTGGTGgaattgttctacgatgtttTATCTCCCTATagttatttttcatttgaagtTACTTGTCGCAGTAAAAGTCATTGGAAGCAAATGGAATTGAGTTTGAGGCCCGCACTTTTGGGAGGCATTTTTAAAGCCCTAGGAAGTCAACCGCCGCCGAAATCAGTAGCCCGATCAAAATATATGTCTACAGAACTGAAGCGCTTTTCAAACTATTACAATGTTCCATTTAAATTGCCGAAAAACTTTGGGGAATTTCAATTACAAGGATCTCTTAAAGCACAGAGACTACTTACAGCTgttgaaatgaattttaataGCCATTTGGAAGGAGTGTCCAGGCAAGTCTATAGAGCTGTATTTGTAACAAATTCTGATATCACACAagatcaaaatttatttcaagctTGTACAGATGCTGGATTTTCATCCAATAGAGGTGAAGATCTGTTAAACATGATCACTACTGATAAAGTTAAGTTAAAGCTGAAGGAATCAACTAGAGAAGCACTAGATAATGGGGCATTTGGAATGCCAACCttttttcttcataaaaatGGGAGAAGGGAAATGTTTTTTGGTTCAGATAGGATGTTTATGATAGCACATTATTTGGGGGAATCCTGGCCTCCCCCAACAGTCAACAGTGTCTGA
- the LOC120330725 gene encoding caspase-2-like, producing the protein MAWEPPEGITLEEAYDNVMGKMITHRSWTRFARRALRIDSNVIDEIKADNSNNSMEQKHKMLEHWKQSKGNNATPSLLYATVNYFLFPDECPDPNAYVKKPLSPGKECADAEGFNDEDPGQDIATGIGNTRISDIPVEEYCSKVDYIDVKCCAREFWERNKRRESNYACREGFGRVLIMNNSFIHHGDGSRHGSDVDVKNMEDLWLKLGCIVDVQKDLHANDMIEELRKFSDFCDKPDYCVIIIMSHGKEDAVFGNDSREIRFADIIAMFNNENAPNLQEIPKAFFFQCCRGDEPDQGVPVRSNVPQPRKESPPLRGRLATDANPTKKKLPTTSDMLISYATQHGKQAYRHTENGSWFINAIANVFMRHAKEEHMVDLMTKVNNAVKKKSSSDDLDVKAMSHNDSTLTKKLYLYPGHRN; encoded by the coding sequence ATGGCTTGGGAGCCGCCTGAGGGAATCACCCTTGAAGAGGCCTATGATAATGTCATGGGAAAAATGATAACACACAGAAGTTGGACCCGTTTCGCGAGGAGGGCCTTGCGTATTGATTCCAATGTTATTGATGAAATCAAAGCGGATAACAGTAACAATTCAATGGAGCAAAAACATAAAATGTTGGAGCATTGGAAACAAAGCAAGGGTAACAATGCAACTCCTAGTCTTCTTTATGCTACAGTAAACTATTTTCTTTTTCCTGATGAGTGTCCTGATCCAAATGCCTATGTGAAGAAGCCACTATCTCCAGGAAAGGAATGCGCTGACGCTGAGGGCTTCAATGATGAAGACCCAGGTCAAGACATTGCCACTGGAATAGGAAATACCAGGATAAGCGATATTCCCGTAGAAGAGTATTGTTCGAAGGTTGACTATATCGATGTTAAATGCTGTGCAAGGGAGTTTTGGGAACGGAATAAAAGAAGAGAGTCAAATTACGCTTGTCGAGAAGGATTTGGCCGGGTTTTGATAATGAATAACTCCTTTATACACCATGGTGATGGGTCTCGTCACGGCTCTGATGTCGATGTGAAAAATATGGAGGATTTATGGCTAAAGTTGGGCTGTATTGTGGACGTCCAAAAAGATTTGCATGCCAATGATATGATTGAGGAGTTGCGAAAATTTTCTGATTTCTGTGACAAGCCGGATTATTGTGTTATCATTATAATGTCCCATGGAAAGGAAGATGCTGTTTTCGGTAACGATTCTAGAGAAATTCGATTTGCAGATATCATTGCAATGTTTAACAATGAAAATGCTCCGAATTTACAGGAGATCCCAAAAGCTTTTTTCTTCCAGTGCTGTCGAGGCGATGAACCAGATCAAGGAGTACCAGTGAGAAGCAATGTGCCACAGCCTCGAAAAGAGAGCCCACCACTAAGAGGAAGACTCGCTACAGATGCGAATCCAACTAAGAAAAAATTGCCAACAACATCAGACATGCTGATATCGTATGCAACGCAACACGGGAAGCAGGCATATCGTCACACGGAGAACGGAAGTTGGTTCATCAATGCTATAGCAAATGTGTTCATGCGCCATGCCAAGGAAGAGCATATGGTTGATCTTATGACGAAAGTCAATAACGCTGTCAAGAAGAAGTCAAGCTCAGACGATCTCGACGTGAAGGCCATGTCGCACAACGATTCAACTTTGACAAAGAAGCTCTATCTCTACCCTGGACATCGTAACTAA